The following coding sequences are from one Leishmania braziliensis MHOM/BR/75/M2904 complete genome, chromosome 36 window:
- a CDS encoding chaperonin HSP60, mitochondrial precursor, whose protein sequence is MFRSAVRLAGKDVRFGDKARRSMQKGVTRAVAAVATTLGPKGRNVIIEQAYGAPKITKDGVTVAKAIEFKDPFENMGAQLVRQVCNKTNDLAGDGTTTSAVLVDSIFSEGLKSISQGTNPIDMKRGMDRAVDYVQTSLLKQSRPINGINDIVRIATISANGDEEIGKMIGQAMEKVGRDGVITAQDGKTMATELEVVEGMSVDRGYVSPYFVTDAKAQKAELEDALVLMSAKKIQNIHSLLPALNHVVRSGRPLLIIADDVESEALTTLIFNKLQGKLKVCCVKAPGFGDNKTATLQDMSIFTGAQLVGDEGTGLELDSENFDPSILGSVKKVTVTKDDTVLLNGGGDAAAVKERVDLLRERVEQEPVEYNREKLQERLAKLSGGVAVIKVGGGSEVEVNEKKDRVVDALCSTRAAVQEGIVAGGGTALLRASKKLETLANDSSLTRDQRTGVNIVRNAIRLPAMKIAANAGKEGAVVVEKVLEAAEESTGYDAQNDKYVNMFEAGIIDPTRVVRVAISDATSVASLMMTAEAAVVEVPKESKKNGKRAPAAEVEEDEELFGSY, encoded by the coding sequence ATGTTCCGCTCTGCTGTGCGTCTTGCCGGCAAGGATGTGCGCTTCGGCGACAAGGCACGCCGCTCCATGCAGAAGGGCGTCACtcgcgctgttgctgcagtggcgacgACGCTTGGGCCGAAGGGCCGCAACGTGATCATCGAGCAGGCCTATGGTGCGCCGAAGATCACGAAGGATGGTGTGACCGTTGCCAAGGCGATCGAGTTTAAGGACCCCTTCGAGAACATGGGTGCTCAGCTGGTACGCCAGGTGTGCAACAAGACAAACGATCTGGCTGGTGACGGCACCACAACCTCTGCGGTGCTTGTGGACAGCATCTTCAGCGAGGGCCTCAAGTCTATTTCACAGGGTACGAACCCGATCGACATGAAGCGCGGCATGGACCGTGCCGTGGATTACGTGCAAACGAGTCTACTGAAGCAGAGTCGCCCGATCAATGGAATCAACGATATTGTTCGTATTGCCACCATCTCGGCCAATGGCGATGAGGAGATCGGCAAGATGATTGGTCAGGCAATGGAGAAGGTCGGTCGCGACGGCGTCATCACGGCACAGGACGGCAAGACCATGGCCACTGAGCTGGAGGTTGTGGAGGGCATGAGCGTGGACCGTGGGTACGTGAGCCCGTACTTCGTGACGGATGCCAAGGCGCAGAAGGCTGAACTCGAGGATGCACTGGTGCTTATGAGCGCCAAGAAGATCCAGAACATTCACAGCCTACTTCCTGCTCTCAACCACGTCgtgcgcagcggccgcccccTTCTGATCATCGCCGACGATGTGGAGAGCGAGGCGCTGACGACGCTGATCTTCAACAAGCTGCAGGGCAAGCTAAAGGTGTGCTGCGTCAAGGCTCCGGGCTTCGGTGACAACAAGACAGCCACTCTTCAAGATATGTCCATCTTCACTGGCGCACAGCTCGTTGGCGATGAGGGCACGGGACTCGAGTTGGATTCCGAGAACTTCGACCCTTCCATCCTCGGCTCTGTCAAGAAGGTGACAGTGACGAAGGACGacacggtgctgctgaacggcggcggcgatgcggcggcggtgaaggaGCGTGTTGACCTCCTCCGCGAACGCGTTGAGCAGGAGCCTGTTGAGTACAATAGGGAGAAGCTACAGGAGCGCCTGGCGAAGCtgagcggcggcgtggcCGTCATCAAGGTGGGCGGCGGGtcagaggtggaggtgaaCGAGAAGAAGGACCGCGTCGTGGATGCCCTGTGCTCCACTCGCGCTGCAGTGCAGGAGGGTATTGTGGCCGGCGGTGGCACGGCTCTGCTGCGTGCCAGCAAGAAGCTGGAGACTCTCGCCAACGACTCTTCTCTCACACGCGATCAGCGCACGGGTGTGAACATCGTGCGCAATGCCATCCGCCTGCCGGCGATGAAGATTGCTGCGAACGCTGGCAAGGAGGGTGCGGTGGTtgtggagaaggtgctggaGGCCGCTGAGGAGAGCACCGGCTACGATGCGCAGAACGACAAGTACGTGAACATGTTCGAGGCTGGCATCATCGACCCCACCCGCGTCGTGCGTGTGGCCATCAGTGATGCGACGTCTGTGGCGAGCCTGATGATGACGGCCgaggctgctgttgttgaGGTGCCAAAGGAGTCTAAGAAGAATGGTAAGAGGGCTCCTGCGgctgaggtggaggaggacgaggagctgTTCGGCAGCTACTAG